CATGCTGCAGGAAGCGGGCCTTCAGCCATTCCTCCAGCCCTTCCAGCGACTTGCTGCGCTGCGGGCTTGCGTAGGGCGCCCAGCCGCCCTGGCGCAGGTAGCGCTTGACGGTGTTCCTGCTGATACCGAGTTCATCGGCGATGCGTTTCGTCCCCCAGCCACAGGCCTTCAGGCGGAGCATGGCGGCGACATCCTCTGGGCTCTGCATCGGTTCCCCTCGTACCTGAGTGTGGGGAACGTTATATCCGGATTTCTTCATGGGCGGACCCTCCTGGTGAACTCACGGAGGGGTCAGTTTTCGGTGTCGCTTGGGGGGCAGTTTTCCATGTCGCCTGACATGGCTGGCTACGTTGAGATAACACCCCACCCATTGGGCACTGCCATGACCCAGCCCCGTGCCGCGCTCGTCTCGCTGGATGCCACGCCCTGGTACCACCTCGTTAACCGCTGTGTGCGCCGGGCCTTCCTCTGTGGCACCGATTCCGTCAGCGGCCAGTGCTATGAGCATCGGCGCGGCTGGATCGCCGACCGCCTGCATCAGCTGGCCGGGGTGTTCGCCATCGACGTGGCCGCCTATGCGGTGATGAGCAATCACTACCACTTGGTGGTGCGGGTGGATGCGCTGCGGGCGGCGGAGTGGTCTGATGACGAGGTGCTGCGGCGCTGGACAGCGCTGTTCACCGGGCCGCTGTTGGTGCAGCGCTATCGTGCCGGAGCGGAACAGCTGCCGGCCGAGAGGGCGGCGGTGACGAAGCTGGCAGCCACATACCGCGAGCGGCTGGCCGATATTTCCTGGTTCATGCGGGTGCTCAACGAGTCCATCGCCCGTCAGGCCAACGCGGAAGACGGCGCGAAGGGTCGCTTCTGGGAAGGGCGTTTCAGGGTTATAAATAGGACACCCACTTACTTGACAGCCCTTCCTGGCTGGCTACGTTGAGATAACACCCCACCCATCGGACACAGCCATGACCCAGCCCCGTGCCGCGCTCGTCTCGCTGGATGCCACGCCCTGGTACCACCTCGTTAACCGCTGTGTGCGCCGGGCCTTCCTGTGTGGCACCGATTCCGTCAGCGGCCAGTGCTATGAGCATCGGCGCGGCTGGATCGCCGACCGCCTGCATCAGTTGGCCGGGGTATTCGCCATCGACGTGGCCGCCTATGCGGTGATGAGCAATAAAATAAATAGGACACCCACTTACTTGACAGCCCTTCCTGGCTGGCTACGTTGAGATAACGAAGAAAATAAAAGAAAATAAAGGACACCCACTTACTTGACAGCCCTTCCGAGCTGGCTACGTTGAGATAACACCCCACCCATTGGGCACTGCCATGACTCAGCCCCGTGCCGCGCTTGTCTCGCTGGATGCCACGCCCTGGTACCACTGAAGTGACCCCCTCCAGAGCTGCACAGGCTATAGTGCAGCGATCAGGAGGATGAGATGAGCAACGGGTAAAATAAAGGACACCCACTTACTTGACAGCCCTTCCTGGCTGGCTACGTTGAGATAACACCCCACCCATTGGGCACTGCCATGACTCAGCCCCGTGCCGCGCTTGTCTCGCTGGATGCCACGCCCTGGGAGTTAAGCTCAAGTCTTGTGTATGGAGGGAAGTAGAGAGGGTGGCGTATCCTGCTGATTGATCACGCCAGATCACAACCAGCATAGGATGGATACGCCATGAGCAATTCTACTCTCCAAGCCGTGACGCAGCCAGACGCCGGCGCTACTGATCCGTTGCA
The Halomonas alkalicola DNA segment above includes these coding regions:
- a CDS encoding transposase, yielding MTQPRAALVSLDATPWYHLVNRCVRRAFLCGTDSVSGQCYEHRRGWIADRLHQLAGVFAIDVAAYAVMSNHYHLVVRVDALRAAEWSDDEVLRRWTALFTGPLLVQRYRAGAEQLPAERAAVTKLAATYRERLADISWFMRVLNESIARQANAEDGAKGRFWEGRFRVINRTPTYLTALPGWLR